One Osmerus mordax isolate fOsmMor3 chromosome 26, fOsmMor3.pri, whole genome shotgun sequence DNA segment encodes these proteins:
- the chst7 gene encoding carbohydrate sulfotransferase 7 → MKRRLQKKYLILILGYSGLLLLIPYVLDYGSKSPHVKHGQQQPRCPDLENTMALWTNGDKLSNTTDTVEDVVIRNQSRIHIYLHATWRTGSSFLGELFNQHPDVFYLYEPMWHIWQALYPGDAGSLQGAVRDMMNSLFRCDFSVLKLYAGTQNITTSFIFGWKMNKVICSEPLCNAHKRHEIGLVHEDLCGKCQKRDIKELERECKKYPVMVIKGVRILDLGVLIPLMKDPTLNLQIIQLFRDPRAVHNSRLKSKQALVKESIQVLRSKKQTDKYKRLLVPNNRVNRAESYVASAMELICDNWLNDMMLVMNAPAWVKRNYVRIRYEDLVLHPMEEMQRMYRFSNLSTFPAIEKFVLNMTHGQGYSSDKPFLISSRDAKEAIFAWRERLNVEQINQVEAYCSEVMRQLGYPKNNVDKT, encoded by the coding sequence ATGAAGAGGAGACTACAGAAGAAATACTTGATTTTAATATTAGGATATTCAGGATTACTTCTCTTAATCCCATACGTGTTAGATTACGGGAGTAAATCGCCACACGTTAAACATGGACAACAACAGCCCAGGTGTCCTGATTTGGAGAATACGATGGCGTTATGGACTAACGGGGATAAGTTAAGCAACACCACCGATACGGTAGAAGATGTTGTCATTAGAAACCAGTCAAGAATACACATTTACCTGCATGCTACATGGAGGACGGGGTCTTCTTTCTTGGGGGAACTGTTCAACCAACACCCTGATGTGTTTTACTTGTATGAACCTATGTGGCATATTTGGCAAGCTCTTTACCCAGGGGACGCAGGCAGTCTTCAAGGAGCCGTGAGGGATATGATGAACTCTCTTTTCCGTTGCGATTTCTCCGTCCTAAAGTTGTACGCGGGAACCCAAAACATTACCACATCATTCATATTTGGATGGAAAATGAATAAGGTTATATGTTCTGAACCTTTGTGTAACGCACACAAGAGACATGAAATCGGACTGGTGCACGAGGATCTTTGCGGAAAGTGCCAAAAACGAGACATTAAAGAACTAGAAAGGGAATGCAAGAAGTACCCTGTTATGGTCATAAAAGGTGTGCGCATTTTAGACCTCGGTGTACTCATCCCATTGATGAAAGACCCAACACTAAATCTTCAGATCATTCAGCTTTTCAGAGACCCACGAGCTGTGCACAACTCTCGTCTCAAATCAAAACAGGCTTTGGTTAAGGAAAGCATACAGGTGCTGAGAAGCAAGAAGCAGACGGACAAATACAAACGTCTTCTCGTGCCTAACAACAGAGTGAACCGTGCAGAGAGTTATGTAGCGAGCGCTATGGAGTTGATTTGCGATAACTGGCTCAATGATATGATGTTGGTAATGAATGCACCCGCCTGGGTGAAACGAAATTATGTCCGAATCCGCTACGAGGACTTGGTTCTGCATCCTATGGAAGAAATGCAGCGCATGTACCGTTTCTCAAATCTATCAACATTTCCTGCAAttgagaaatttgttttgaACATGACCCACGGACAGGGTTACTCTTCGGATAAACCGTTTCTTATATCTTCAAGGGATGCAAAAGAGGCGATTTTCGCCTGGAGAGAACGATTAAACGTCGAGCAAATCAACCAAGTTGAGGCCTACTGTAGTGAAGTGATGCGTCAGTTGGGTTATCCGAAAAACAATGTGGATAAAACATAA
- the tubgcp5 gene encoding gamma-tubulin complex component 5, with protein MDHWTQFEKDTEKETRNLITCISGIQDEEDQNFQMALKFAWSNFRFHRYLDVDSHKVQRSISGIYEKLMVHSDTSKAESWRSLTEDFLNSPLPNTDETNTDAHHSVLSLLLLLSNSPLKSNYSERPRVKEAEKQDDFDWAKYLMEGVDIDRGPFPDTPEWSEEESEEEASQQPLSRDDSGIQVDRTPQEDQENSTKTVPVSWTVGEPDARAWLEQHVVTPYWAGHAHRFPHSLHLHSNLLNVWDQHLYNTEPLYLPEEKAFVTETQVIRETLWLLSGVKKHFIFQHQDGIVTVRNDVVVTHLTSNCLRSVLEHVAVYGQAVFRLQRFIDEVTGHTCEPGPPGSSHSSRKGSDPPFRTYQAFVWALYKYFASFKEELTTIEKDLIGKDETVTLSAVLERLSPHLAQIKVLHRVFCTGVAEVPPATPNVVRASHLLNTLYKAILEYDSVGEASEQAVALLFSLWTETVRPYLEIVDEWIVHGHLFDPAKEFIIQRNKDVPVNHRDFWYATYTLYSVSEAVESEERLSDAASGSSGGAAGEQGGAGSRQLTMVSFLKPVLKQIIMAGKSMQLLKNLDCKEAERPEGFSRDAERKSLYALFLESVQSRLRRRENTPTDTVTEQQATKRSLIKMQSIVAQHMQMDDVHDPLLAINFARLYLEQSDFHERFCGGEVIVDRSSESMTCQTFELTLRSCLYPHIDKRYIECCGNLMRTLKKDYRLLEYLQAMRDYFLLEAGDTMYDFYTAIFDKVQEKENWQQPSFLNVQLQEAVGQRRPEDSSRLSIFLETIDPARKKQPVHNLDALTLSYKVPWPVDIVISSECQKIYNQVFLLLLQIKWAKYSLDTLRFSDLTVATKRAEGSVPQEVKAKEPINQQIHRMFLLRVKLMHFVNSLHNYIMTRILHSTGLEFQHQVQEAKDLDQLIKIHYRYLSTIHDRCLLREKVSFVKEAIMKVLNLVLIFSDRWHAGFGAWEIESIDKMESDFKNCHMFLVTILNKAVCRGSFPHLESLALSLMAGFEQC; from the exons ATGGATCATTGGACCCAATTTGAGAAAGATACAGAGAAGGAAACAAGGAATTTGATTACTTGCATCAGTGGGATTCAAGATGAAGAGGACCAGAACTTTCAAATGGCCTTGAAATTTGCTTGGTCAAATTTCAG GTTTCACCGCTACCTAGATGTTGACAGTCACAAAGTTCAACGTAGCATCAGTGG GATCTATGAGAAGCTTATGGTTCACTCCGACACAAGCAAAGCAGAGAGCTGGAGAAGCCTCACTGAGGATTTCCTGAATTCACCCCTACCCAACACAGATGAAACTAAT ACTGACGCACATCACAGTGTGCTATCTCTGCTGCTGCTTCTGTCGAACTCCCCGTTAAAATCAAACTACAGTGAAAGGCCCAGGGTGAAGGAGGCAG AAAAACAAGATGATTTCGATTGGGCAAAATATTTGATGGAAGGGGTGGATATTGACAGAGGACCATTCCCAGACACCCCT GAGTGGTCCgaagaggagagcgaggaagaggcCAGTCAACAGCCCCTCAGCAGAGACGATTCTGGAATCCAGGTGGATAGAACCCCGCAGGAAGACCAGGAGAATTCCACCAAGACCGTTCCAGTGTCTTGGACAG TGGGCGAGCCCGACGCCAGAGCCTGGTTGGAGCAGCACGTTGTGACTCCATACTGGGCGGGACACGCCCATCGCTTCCCCCACAGCCTGCATCTCCACTCCAACCTGCTCAACGTTTG GGACCAGCACTTGTATAACACTGAGCCTTTGTATCTGCCTGAAGAGAAAGCCTTTGTCACGGAGACCCAAGTGATTCGGGAGACGTTGTG GCTTCTCTCTGGGGTAAAGAAACACTTCATATTCCAGCATCAAGACGGGATAGTGACTGTGAGGAACGATGTAGTGGTCACTCACCTGACCAGT AACTGCCTGCGCTCGGTGCTGGAGCATGTAGCTGTGTACGGCCAGGCTGTGTTCAGGCTGCAGAGGTTCATCGATGAGGTGACGGGCCACACCTGCGAGCCCGGGCCTCcaggctcctcccactcctccaggaAAGGGTCGGACCCGCCTTTCCGGACCTACCAGGCCTTCGTCTGGGCCCTCTACAAGTACTTTGCCAGCTTCAAGGAGGAACTCACTACCATTGAGAAAGACCTCATTGGCAAAG ACGAGACGGTGACCCTGTCAGCAGTGTTGGAGAGACTCAGCCCTCATCTGGCCCAGATCAAAGTGCTGCACAGAGTCTTCTGTACGGGCGTGGCGGAGGTCCCCCCGGCGACCCCAAACGTGGTGCGGgcgtcccacctgctcaacACCTTGTACAAGGCCATCCTGGAGTACGACAGTGTGGGAGAGGCCTCGGAACAGGCG GTGGCCCTGCTGTTCTCCTTATGGACGGAGACAGTGAGACCCTACCTGGAGATAGTGGACGAGTGGATCGTCCACGGCCACCTGTTTGACCCTGCCAAAGAGTTCATCATCCAAAG GAACAAGGATGTGCCCGTCAACCACCGGGACTTCTGGTACGCCACCTACACCTTGTACAGCGTGTCGGAGGCGGTCGAGAGCGAGGAGCGTCTGAGCGACGCGGCCAGCGGGAGCtcggggggggcggcgggggagcaggggggcgcCGGCAGCCGACAGCTGACCATGGTGTCCTTCCTCAAACCCGTCCTCAAGCAGATCATCATGGCCGGCAAGTCCATGCAGCTGCTGAAGAACCTGGACTGCAAGGAGGCGGAGCGTCCGGAAGGCTTCTCCAGAG ACGCGGAGAGGAAGAGCTTGTACGCTCTGTTCCTGGAGTCCGTGCAGTCCCGCCTCCGACGCCGGGAGAACACGCCCACGGATACGGTCACCGAGCAACAGGCCACAAAGAGGAGCCTCATCAAGATGCAGTCCATCGTGGCCCAGCACATGCAGATGGACGATGTTCATGACCCCCTGCTGGCCATCAACTTTGCCAG gCTGTACCTGGAGCAGAGCGACTTCCACGAGAGGTTCTGCGGAGGCGAGGTCATAGTGGACCGCTCCTCGGAGTCCATGACCTGCCAAACGTTCGAGCTGACCCTGCGCTCCTGCCTCTACCCCCACATCGACAAGAGGTACATCGAGTGCTGCGGGAACCTCATGAGAACCCTGAAGAAAGACTACAG ACTGCTGGAGTACCTGCAGGCCATGAGGGACTACTTTCTCCTGGAGGCTGGAGACACCATGTACGACTTCTACACCGCCATCTTTGACAAggtgcaggagaaggagaactGGCAGCAGCCGTCGTTCCTCAACGTGCAGCTGCAGGAGGCGGTGGGACAGCGCCGGCCAGAGGACAGCAGCAG ATTATCGATTTTTCTGGAAACTATTGATCCTGCCAGGAAAAAGCAGCCTGTGCATAATCTGGACGCCCTGACTCTTAGTTATAAG GTCCCCTGGCCTGTGGACATAGTGATCAGCTCAGAATGCCAGAAGATCTACAACCAAGTGTTTCTGCTCCTGCTTCAAATCAAGTGGGCTAAGTACAGCCTGGACACGCTTCGGTTTAGTG aTTTGACAGTAGCCACTAAGAGAGCGGAAGGAAGCGTGCCACAGGAAGTGAAGGCCAAGGAGCCAATCAACCAACAGATCCACAGGATGTTCCTTTTGAGGGTCAAACTGATGCATTTTGTCAACAGTCTACACAACTACATCATGACCAGG ATTCTGCACAGCACCGGGCTGGAGTTTCAACACCAGGTACAGGAAGCCAAAGATCTGGACCAACTGATTAAGATCCACTACAGATACCTCTCCACCATTCATGACCGCTGTCTGCTGAGGGAGAAG